The Vespula vulgaris chromosome 3, iyVesVulg1.1, whole genome shotgun sequence DNA window GATGGAagcatttataatttacagatgctatgtttaaaaatagaaatgctATAATGGTCTAACAAAAGTATCGATgtgggtaaaaaaaaaaaaaaaaagaaatcttaaaCACGATCATAAATGTGCAGTactatacatagtatatacaactgttaataatatacatcACAATAATATACATCACAATAATCGAAAATCTTTGAATAAGATTTTTGATtgaacgagatagaaagagagagagagagagagagagagagagagaaaatacgtCGAATAATTTAAGTAACCTCCCACATAGTGGAACTGTCACTATATCTATGTACTCTCGAACCAACTTCAACATGGGCATCTAAACCATCACTTAATTTACTGAAACGTCTTGCCCAATTGGTTCtaccagcagcagcagcaggtcTACCTATACTTCCAGCTTCCCTTAAAACAGAAAGTAtatcctcttcatcttctctACCTTTCAAACCCTTTTCATATTTAGCTTCTTGTGCTAACAAACGTTCTCGTTGAAGTTGTGTCGACAAGGCACGCGGTACAGCTGGTATAACATAACTCATTATCCCAGTTAATCCAAAAACCTATTATACATAAAGATGATCATagtaatttatcaaaattattataattataataaatgaagatTTGTTTAAAACTTACGACATGTTCGAAAACAACTACGAAAGCTAATCGTGCTGCAAAAACATGCCAATATTGTGGGCTTAGTCCATAAGGATCTAATTTGTGATCAGGTCCATTTCTGTATCCTCTGTATTGGCATGTTTCTGGATGTTTATTGTCTGCATCGCTTTTCATATCGTCACGATAATGAGAAGTATTGAATTCTGATAGAGAACTGTCAATATAACCGACTAAATCTTCCGTTGGAGAATATACAAATGCGTAGACACTTCGTGGAATGAAATCTGAGGTATAAGCGATAACGAATGCCTGTTGAAACgttttaatgttttaaaattagaaaattgatataaCGATATGACGTTATATGacagtataatattatatgatagTATATCATTGTAATAACATTATGTCGTTATTTTATGACTCCATTTTTAAAACGTATTGTATTATCaaacttatataaaaatacgatctttttatattaaattaattacatacattTGATACCACAGCAACGTAAGTGACACCACGAAGAATACCATACCAAGCACCTATATCTGCCACTCTTTCTGCCAAAGGTCTTCGTGATTCTTTTACCATCTTATAAGCATCTAATCTTATTTCtgcgatattatttaataaagcgAATAATGGTGCTAATGGAAACGCTGCTACGAAGAGAGTTACGAAACCATACTGAAgaactataaataatatatatattattatttaattattatattatatataatttataggagtataaattatatataatattatttattaattataaaaaatattcattattattcatttttatttatattacgataatatcatgatattattaataaattatttatatattacatagaaatagtttaaagaaaaaaaaatacatacccATTTCTAAATACTCATCGAAAAGTGCGAGTCTTCCAGGATCTTGTAATTGATAATCTCTTTCCCAAGAGGTATATTGTCTGCCATGATCCTTCGTAGCAGCGACTTGAGTTCTTTTGCGCCACCAATTCCAAAATTTTGGAGATAGAATCTCAACGAAATTATTGAAACACTGTTTGCCAATCATTATGATAGCTAACTGAATGCATACTTCAGAGAGACAACCTGCTGGATCACAGACGTCTGTCTTTATACGAAAGAATTCGGATGATCTAGCATCTTGATCGCCAGGATGTACAAAAAATCTTCCCTgattaacattaaaaaaagaaaaaaaaaggaatatcaaAGAAGTATATGATTAGAAATGGGTATATCATTAGATGTACCTTGAAGAATGCTATGTAAAtcagagaagaataaaaattaacgaattcaaaaagaaatatcttgaaCGTGAAACTAGATTCGTATTCGGTTTGAGTTCTTGGATTTTCCATGTTTACCATCCATCTAGCTAATCGATGATATATACGGGTAAGTATCATGATTATCACTAAATTGATCAAGGCTGCAGTCATCGAAGTGAATATCTTTGCGTGTTTTTGTAAGAAAGCACCACCGCCACCGTAAAATACGGAAACGAgagatatacgatatattattgtaCCTAGTACTGCACCAAGGACAACgcatatctaaaaaaaaaaaaaaaaaaaagaacaagaaaaaatctaaataaatatcgtcAGTTTTgttatttccaaaaaaaaagaaagaaagaaagaaaaagaaatagaaaaaagaagaaatttttgttcaGTAGTTTTACCATAAAAAACACAAGGGAACCAGTAGCAAAAAATCGCATAACTTTCGACCATGCTGGTAAATATGGCTCACGTTCTCTGGTAACTGGATTTATGCGAAATGTTTTCACTGACGTTTCAAATTCGGGCCTAGGTTCCTCGTCATCCTCTGTATTTTGAAGATCCCATTCCCAAACGAGAACAGCTTGTCGCCGTTTCCATAATTCTAAGAACGTCGTAGCTACCACAACGATATTGCAATAAAAGTATTTGATttacatacatgtacgtaaatgtatataaatataatcatgaATTAATATAACGTTTTACCCCAGAATGACATAAAAATGGCGAAGAAAACGGTCGCAGGATTATCGAACAGATATGTTAACTTAGAAAATATACAAGATTCACCGAGTCTTTGATAACCACAAGCTTTATCACAGAGCGGACATAACGTGATATTTcctaaaaaattaagaaaatatatgtggtaataaaaatatgtgagAGACATAGATAGTTgcgttatttataattaaaaatttaccgGCTATCTTATCATCGCATATTTCTTTGCTAGGTACGTTATCCGGTCCTTCCATACTTCCTAGAccatatataaaacatagaaGACCAACCACAGCTGGTGCAACCAAGCATTCCGTGTAAAAACCAAGCCAAGCAAAATATAAAGCTACTTTTTCACCAAAGTATCGTCTTATCAACCACAATGGTTGTTTCTTAAACCTAAAAGTAAAGATTAATTGTTCACAATTAATTGTTCTCTACAAAAAATGCCTATAAGTTCTATTTGTGTTATTATTTTGAGGTTTCTTACCATTGCATTGGACTAGCCCATATCAAATAAAGCAAATGTCTGTCTAAAACTTCACCATTATTCTCTGGCTTGTTGTATGGTCCTTCGTGCAAGGGATAACAATCGAGATAAGTACCATCTGCAACAAGTCTACGAATCCCAACTTTATCATGCGCTTCGTCGTATCTTGCACGTAACAATATTTGCATCACTATTAACGATCTCTGCGCTGGTGTGTATGCGGTATCTCGATCCTTTACGACGAATCTTATAATGTTATTGATTAGTAGAAATCGATcaagtattttttaaacgttgaTATTATCAATTACCTTTCTTCTCGATCACCAGAATCAACACTGTCATAAAAACTAGGTTCTTCGGGATATCGATCGGTATCCCATTGATGAAGTTTTCGTATCCAGCTGGTCCACTTTAACCATTTATCCCAAAATTTGGGCCTTCCTTTTGTACCATCCGTACCCTGTTGacgttaatataaaaagatatatttcgatgaaaataaataatgaataataataacgataataataaattttgtattttttactcACCCATGCTTTGACTGATATAGTGATAAATCTTTTTGTTGGTAGTTTCAAATTCATAACTTCGgcatattgtatttttattttccaggGTATATGAAGTTTGAGAAAAAACGTTTTACCATCAAAAGAATTTTCCTTTGGTTCTAATTCGAGTTGCAAGCCTTCCGTTAAAAGACTTTGTTGAAATACACGTCTCTGTTCTCTTCGTTTTGTCTCCAATTCCGTCAGGACACcctcattttcttcttgataAACGAGCACCATATCGATTCGTCTTCGGCCATCACTGAAAAGACGATAAAAATCTTACGACGTTAGTTTaagttcttaaaaaaaaaaaaaaaagattgtcgAGCTATTTAATGGTctcattaaaatgaaaattattatgagAGAGAGGTTTCATTTTTAACTCGAAGtctactctcttttcttcttctctcttttttttctgtccctttttacgatatatttttatcgccAGTATCTATCATTAcgcgttatatatatagaacaaaATAGTTCTTCATGACTTCGTAGACGTAGTCGGTCAATTATTCAGTTCAACCTTTGACACGCTCTATTTTACAGAGAACCATGTATTtcagtaattatttaataatttgtggCTAAAGATATAAGTGAAATAGGTAACAAGGTTCTTCCTATTCTTCTTCCTAAGCTTTTTAAAATTTGCGTGCAGACAGGAGAACGATAATTCTCAGATAACGATCGACGatcctattttatttctatttttattttattttattttttttaatttctatttccttttaatctttctttcttcattttaatttttattttatatttccttttagttcttcttctttaattatttatttattcattcatttatttattatttcaaaccGAGCTTTCTTTTCAAGAGAAAATTCTCTTTGCTGTACTAAACATTatcaaacacacacacacatacattttttcttttcattacaCATTCAGACAGAACGcacaaatatagaaataatttttaaaaatataaataattcttgaaCTTACCGAAAATATAACGTGTCCGAAGCGATTTCATTTTCGGCGAATGATCCTTTACGAGATAAACTTTCCTTTGCGATTTCATCAAAATCCGTGGGAAATGGTGTATTCGGTAACGATGGACTACTTTCCGGTGATCCCGGGGCCGTAAGTTTAGGACctttaatataaatcaaataaaacgatatatatatatatatatacataaaacttATTCTCAAAATTTGTATAGATCATTCAAAACGCAATCCTGTTTCTTATAccaattataaacaaattcagaaaaaatgttcaatcttgtaaaaaaattaatcatagcGATTAAAaaaccaaaataaaaaaatatgaaacccTCTTTCAATTCTTTGTCCCTATAGAGAATTTACAAACGTGTAATTACACCAGCAACTATCAGACGAGATCTTCACGATAAGATCCTTTAATGCAGTTTCGTGCAATCACTGGAACGTTCAACGATATACACATTTGTACAACCTGTTGAATGTAAATAAAGTAACTACGATATAACAAGACTACGCCAAtggtcatttaaaaaaaaaaaaaaaaaaaggaaaatgttacGAACGtgagaatatttttacatttttccttctctctctctctctctctctctcttttatttatttttttttctattttttcttcttctttctttttctctctctctcctttttttttttcaagatattcaATCTCtacgaaaaaattctttcagaATGTATATAGTGTCAATATTGAATTTAGAATTtatcaatagaaataataagggTAGCGAAAGGGCAAGACATTTACAACTGTCGTTCGGTCTTCCTCATTTTATGAACATGTGTCGAGGTCTAACATTGCATTATTAACAATGCAATGATTCGTGACATACTGACATTCGCATGTATATTGATCGGCATATAACCGACTTATATAGCTTTATGTTAGTCGAAGACAGGTGTGTTTCcgaatcaaatatatatatatatatatatatatatatatatatatatatatatatatccgacgacgtatgtacataattaGATCGTTTCTTTACACATTCGTGTacgtggatatatatatatatacgtggaCATCGAACTTAATGATGAAAGAATAAATGGAAGTGgacttcttatttctctctctctttctttctttctgattcccgatatatttcttcttctctaacCAAATTAaatctctattattatttgataaaaatctcACGTTAATCTTTTGATCAATATACTgttattcctttatttttatataactcataatctttatataatgCCTATACACTTTTAGATCGTCCATGAACATTTATCGTTATATAAGTTCCATTAATTCGACttttagagaaaaatattgttattaatgtaGAATATTGAAGATTGACAATTttaattcgaacgatttaatattatcatttgttgacgtaatcgatcgatttcatttGAACGAACGGAAATATATGTTGCTGCGATTATTGGAtttttatgtgtatgtttgtgtatgaGAAAGGATATGTGGgtgatcgaatattttttatgttctctccttgacaaaaaaaaaaaaatagaatctgCTTCACAAAAGGACAAAGGATATGACAAAACGTTACTTACATATTTATGATTCCATTAACATCTCTAGTAGTACAAGTAAACGACAATTGATACGCGATTTTCAAACTAATCACGCACGAAGATACGTGTCTActtcgaaatcatttatatcacTTTCTCGTGCTTCGCATTTTAAGAAAGTAttgatcatcgatcgatctttatcGATGTGTATCCATCAATCGATGGAATGAATTTAAATGAATcgatttattgttttatataatatatttcgtaaatCGGTAATCATTGTCATCGATTTTCAATTGATATTCTTTATGTCCTTTGATATGTAGgataattaacataattttgTAATCAATTAGATATTACAGACAGATTGAAACGATATTCTATCGatcttttacaaaaataaatatattcatctatatttttaataaacttttcatatagaaatattgaagatatagataaatttattggAACACTTTTGAAATTagatttcatttctattatcgGAGGATACAGTCTTAGTTCTTCAAAgcatcgtaaaagaaaaaaaaaaaaaaagaaaacaaaaagaaaacaaaatcttagaaattttttttttaaataaaatttgcagAAGTGAATGcttattaattatctaattgTACGAATTATCTAAGAATCTTCACCTTTAACATACCAAACTGATGCAGTCAtgtttttcttcaaatatttacaatcTCAATGAATTCATTACCATCGAgatcttaatttataataatttaagataATCATTAACactctttttgttatttaatatttaaataaacgaaatttatattaatttttatg harbors:
- the LOC127062159 gene encoding anoctamin-4 — protein: MGDSTLTLEDETQNAHSRRSSTVGDAPQNVSELSISESHLSDTRSIESGDASSITSTRSTPAKSNSKSGSISTTSSSNAKSTTAWNHSSREILYESDKNNILPYLSIATENPSKPGSPKIPRKTSKTSVYPSGTNLTARDAFGPKLTAPGSPESSPSLPNTPFPTDFDEIAKESLSRKGSFAENEIASDTLYFRDGRRRIDMVLVYQEENEGVLTELETKRREQRRVFQQSLLTEGLQLELEPKENSFDGKTFFLKLHIPWKIKIQYAEVMNLKLPTKRFITISVKAWGTDGTKGRPKFWDKWLKWTSWIRKLHQWDTDRYPEEPSFYDSVDSGDREERFVVKDRDTAYTPAQRSLIVMQILLRARYDEAHDKVGIRRLVADGTYLDCYPLHEGPYNKPENNGEVLDRHLLYLIWASPMQWFKKQPLWLIRRYFGEKVALYFAWLGFYTECLVAPAVVGLLCFIYGLGSMEGPDNVPSKEICDDKIAGNITLCPLCDKACGYQRLGESCIFSKLTYLFDNPATVFFAIFMSFWATTFLELWKRRQAVLVWEWDLQNTEDDEEPRPEFETSVKTFRINPVTREREPYLPAWSKVMRFFATGSLVFFMICVVLGAVLGTIIYRISLVSVFYGGGGAFLQKHAKIFTSMTAALINLVIIMILTRIYHRLARWMVNMENPRTQTEYESSFTFKIFLFEFVNFYSSLIYIAFFKGRFFVHPGDQDARSSEFFRIKTDVCDPAGCLSEVCIQLAIIMIGKQCFNNFVEILSPKFWNWWRKRTQVAATKDHGRQYTSWERDYQLQDPGRLALFDEYLEMVLQYGFVTLFVAAFPLAPLFALLNNIAEIRLDAYKMVKESRRPLAERVADIGAWYGILRGVTYVAVVSNAFVIAYTSDFIPRSVYAFVYSPTEDLVGYIDSSLSEFNTSHYRDDMKSDADNKHPETCQYRGYRNGPDHKLDPYGLSPQYWHVFAARLAFVVVFEHVVFGLTGIMSYVIPAVPRALSTQLQRERLLAQEAKYEKGLKGREDEEDILSVLREAGSIGRPAAAAGRTNWARRFSKLSDGLDAHVEVGSRVHRYSDSSTMWEVT